One Mugil cephalus isolate CIBA_MC_2020 chromosome 10, CIBA_Mcephalus_1.1, whole genome shotgun sequence genomic window carries:
- the trhr2 gene encoding thyrotropin releasing hormone receptor 2: MSADVADNVSSRLDTPTNISLSPGGVVSKSLEYKTVSVFLVLLVCGAGIVGNIMVVLVVFTTRHMRTPTNCYLVSLAIADLTVLVAAGLPNVSDSLTGTWVFGHAGCLGITYLQYLGINVSSCSITAFTVERYIAICHPMKAQTVCTVSRAKRIIAGVWIFTCVYCMLWFFLVDIQVGQDGHVQCGYRVKRELYLPIYLIDFAIFYVIPLLLAIVLYALIARILYLSPLPNHPDTSATTLRRSCREASDGGKGGRQGRPKSALSSRKQVTKMLAVVVILFALLWMPYRTLVLINSFVSTPYLDAWFLLFCRTCIYANSAINPVIYNAMSQKFRSAFRGLYRCQRPEGNQRTLSAIQTGLGTLRDPRPGQANGAEEKVRRTASGPDVKQNGGHQEETRSPDETEETSRPQFKQENI; encoded by the exons ATGTCAGCGGACGTCGCCGACAACGTGAGCTCCAGGCTGGACACGCCCACCAACATCTCGCTGAGCCCCGGGGGCGTCGTCTCCAAGTCCCTGGAGTACAAGACGGTGTCGGTGttcctggtgctgctggtgtgCGGCGCCGGCATCGTGGGCAACATcatggtggtgctggtggtctTCACCACGCGCCACATGAGGACGCCCACCAACTGCTACCTGGTGAGTCTGGCCATCGCCGACCTGACGGTGCTGGTGGCGGCCGGGCTGCCCAACGTCTCCGACAGCCTCACGGGGACCTGGGTCTTCGGCCACGCCGGGTGTCTGGGCATCACCTACCTTCAGTACCTGGGCATCAACGTGTCCTCCTGCTCCATCACCGCCTTCACCGTGGAGAG GTACATCGCTATCTGCCATCCCATGAAGGCTCAGACCGTGTGCACCGTGTCCCGGGCCAAGAGGATCATCGCTGGGGTTTGGATCTTCACATGTGTCTACTGCATGCTCTGGTTCTTCCTGGTGGACATTCAG GTCGGCCAGGACGGACACGTGCAGTGCGGCTACAGAGTGAAGCGGGAGCTCTACCTGCCCATCTACCTCATCGACTTCGCCATTTTCTACGTCATCCCGCTGCTCCTCGCCATCGTGCTGTACGCACTCATAGCGCGGATCCTCTACCTCAG CCCTCTGCCCAACCACCCCGACACCAGCGCCACAACTCTGCGCCGGAGCTGCCGGGAGGCGTCCGACGGGGGGAAGGGAGGTCGCCAGGGTCGACCCAAGAGCGCGCTGTCCTCCAGGAAACAG GTGACCAAGATGCTGGCGGTGGTGGTGATCCTCTTCGCTCTGCTCTGGATGCCGTACCGGACCCTGGTCCTGATCAACTCCTTCGTGTCCACTCCGTACCTGGACGCCTGGTTCCTGCTCTTCTGTCGGACCTGCATCTACGCCAACAGCGCCATCAACCCCGTCATCTACAACGCCATGTCCCAGAAGTTCCGCTCGGCGTTCCGAGGGCTGTACCGGTGCCAGCGGCCAGAGGGGAACCAGAGGACGCTGTCCGCCATCCAGACCGGACTCGGAACCCTGCGAGACCCCCGGCCCGGCCAGGCCAACGGGGCCGAGGAGAAGGTCCGGAGGACCGCGTCGGGCCCCGATGTGAAGCAGAACGGAGGTCATCAGGAGGAGACCAGGAGTCCAGACGAGACCGAGGAGACGAGTCGACCTCAGTTTAAACAGGAGAACATTTAA